One stretch of Pontiella desulfatans DNA includes these proteins:
- the hrpB gene encoding ATP-dependent helicase HrpB, producing MNPKKLPIYELRVELSDALKAGNRIIIEAPTGSGKSTQVPQIVLDCGNAGPGEVVVLQPRRLAARLLAKRVAFERNEPLGGEVGYQVRMEKHVSAKTQIRYVTEGILLRQFLSDPQLRGVSTIVFDEFHERHIYGDITLARALRLQKTRPDLKIIVMSATLDAGPLREYLAPCRELKSEGRMFPVEICYAKKRIDFRHHPMWEAAADAFEQAIESGAEGDVLVFMPGGYEISRTVEAIRGRRCARGFAVLPLHGELSAHDQDAAVGECDRRKVVVATNVAETSITIDGIRIVIDAGFARIARYDPNRGIDTLLVERISRASADQRTGRAGRTAPGTCHRLWTEQEHVARPMQELPEILRHDLAEVVLTLKAGGIDDVENFEWLEPPDPKSLARTLALLADLGAIDHAGRLTAVGQKMVSFPMHPRYARMLLAGQEYGCVRQACLIAALTQGRSILERNKGAETRGTRDEVLGEDDVSDFQRLMRAWSFADQNQYRVDACRRLGVHAGAARLVKPLYQRFMKIAEQEGLDINARAPLDEDLQKCILLSFSDQVAKRRDRGTLHCAVVHGRAGDLDRDTVVRDAELVVAAEIREIEGRGLNVRLNLCTAISEAWLDELFPEDIEEKTEAVFDPVLKRVVSKECKLFRGLELQASMKQAVDPQQAAEIIAEEVLAGRLELYKWDEAVETWIARVNCLAEGCPDYGIPAIDEEARRAMVQEICLGAVCKRDLKDRPVWKVVKSWLSAAQLDLIDKQVPERIKLPSGLNARVRYEAGQPPVLSASIQKLYDLNETPRIGFGQIPVVVEALAPNQRPQQKTQDMKSFWENAYPMLKKELKGRYPKHEWR from the coding sequence GTTGAATTATCGGATGCGCTGAAGGCCGGAAACCGCATCATCATCGAGGCGCCGACGGGGTCGGGGAAATCGACCCAGGTGCCGCAGATCGTGCTCGACTGCGGCAACGCCGGCCCGGGTGAGGTGGTGGTGCTGCAGCCCCGGCGGTTGGCGGCGCGGCTGTTGGCCAAGCGCGTGGCGTTCGAGCGCAACGAACCGCTGGGCGGGGAGGTGGGCTACCAGGTGCGCATGGAGAAACATGTTTCCGCCAAGACCCAGATCCGCTATGTGACCGAAGGCATCTTGCTGCGCCAGTTCCTTTCCGATCCGCAACTGCGCGGGGTTTCGACGATTGTTTTCGATGAGTTCCACGAGCGGCATATCTATGGCGACATCACACTCGCTCGCGCCCTGCGTTTGCAGAAGACCCGACCCGACCTGAAAATCATCGTCATGTCGGCAACGCTCGATGCCGGGCCGTTGCGCGAATACCTTGCCCCCTGCAGGGAGCTCAAAAGCGAAGGCCGCATGTTTCCGGTCGAGATCTGTTATGCCAAGAAGCGCATCGACTTCCGCCATCACCCGATGTGGGAGGCCGCCGCCGATGCCTTTGAGCAGGCGATTGAGTCCGGTGCGGAGGGCGATGTGCTGGTCTTCATGCCGGGCGGCTACGAAATCTCCCGCACGGTCGAGGCGATCCGCGGCCGAAGGTGCGCACGCGGCTTTGCCGTGTTGCCGCTGCACGGCGAGCTCTCTGCCCACGACCAGGACGCGGCCGTGGGGGAGTGCGACCGGCGCAAGGTGGTTGTGGCCACCAATGTGGCGGAGACCTCGATCACCATCGACGGCATCCGCATCGTGATCGATGCCGGCTTCGCGCGCATCGCGCGCTACGATCCCAACCGTGGCATCGATACGCTGCTGGTCGAGCGCATCAGCCGGGCCTCGGCCGACCAGCGGACGGGGCGCGCCGGGCGTACCGCGCCGGGAACCTGCCACCGCCTCTGGACGGAGCAGGAGCACGTTGCCCGGCCGATGCAGGAGCTGCCGGAAATCCTGCGCCACGATCTGGCGGAGGTGGTGCTGACGCTCAAGGCGGGGGGCATCGACGATGTGGAAAATTTTGAGTGGCTGGAACCGCCCGATCCAAAATCGCTGGCGCGTACGCTGGCGTTGCTGGCCGATTTGGGGGCGATCGACCACGCCGGCAGGCTGACGGCCGTCGGCCAAAAAATGGTTTCGTTCCCGATGCACCCCCGCTACGCCCGCATGCTGCTCGCGGGGCAGGAATATGGGTGCGTCCGCCAGGCGTGCCTGATTGCCGCGCTGACGCAGGGACGTTCGATTCTGGAGCGCAACAAGGGGGCGGAAACGCGCGGGACCCGCGACGAAGTGCTGGGCGAAGACGACGTGTCGGATTTCCAACGGCTGATGCGCGCGTGGAGTTTTGCCGATCAAAACCAGTACAGGGTCGATGCCTGCCGTCGGTTGGGTGTGCATGCCGGGGCGGCGCGCCTGGTGAAGCCGCTCTATCAGCGTTTCATGAAAATTGCCGAACAAGAGGGGTTGGATATCAATGCCCGGGCACCTCTCGATGAAGATCTGCAGAAGTGCATCCTGCTGTCGTTCTCCGACCAGGTGGCCAAACGGCGCGACCGGGGTACGCTGCATTGCGCGGTGGTGCATGGGCGTGCCGGCGACCTCGACCGCGATACGGTGGTGCGCGACGCGGAGCTCGTGGTGGCGGCGGAAATCCGCGAAATTGAAGGCCGCGGTTTGAACGTGCGGCTCAACCTGTGCACGGCCATTTCCGAAGCGTGGCTCGATGAGCTTTTCCCGGAGGATATCGAGGAAAAGACCGAAGCGGTTTTCGATCCGGTGTTGAAGCGCGTGGTTTCCAAAGAGTGCAAATTGTTCCGCGGCCTGGAGCTGCAGGCCAGCATGAAGCAGGCGGTCGATCCGCAACAGGCGGCGGAAATCATCGCCGAGGAGGTGTTGGCCGGTCGGCTCGAACTCTATAAGTGGGATGAGGCGGTCGAAACGTGGATTGCGCGTGTCAACTGTTTGGCGGAGGGCTGTCCCGACTATGGCATTCCGGCCATCGATGAAGAGGCGCGGCGCGCGATGGTGCAGGAAATCTGCCTCGGGGCCGTCTGCAAACGCGACCTGAAAGACCGGCCGGTATGGAAGGTGGTCAAGTCGTGGCTATCGGCGGCGCAGCTCGACCTGATCGATAAGCAGGTGCCGGAACGGATCAAGTTGCCGAGCGGCCTCAACGCGAGAGTGCGCTACGAGGCCGGGCAACCGCCGGTGCTCTCGGCCTCGATCCAGAAACTCTACGATCTCAATGAAACGCCAAGGATCGGTTTCGGCCAGATTCCTGTGGTGGTTGAAGCACTCGCCCCGAACCAGCGTCCGCAGCAAAAAACCCAGGATATGAAGTCGTTCTGGGAAAACGCCTATCCGATGCTGAAAAAGGAATTGAAGGGCCGATATCCCAAGCACGAATGGAGATAG
- a CDS encoding transposase gives MRKPRILGKRETNYYHVMSRVVNRDYIMGDEEKEFFRRTMWKLGEFTGVRVLTYCIMSNHWHILAEVPTVVELEDDELIDRIQAFYSKQRASVVIQAYERASLHAKETGDTSWLDEWRMKYTSRMGDLSIFVKELKERFSKWYNRKYNRKGTLWEERFKSVLVEDSDHAIATMATYIELNPVRAGLVDDPREYRFCGYAEAVAGGTAARTGIERILFLHGQEASWRKIAAQYRIQLFCTGEEAGSRQGFEPDKVRQVLENKGELGLFELMHCRVRYFNDGVALGSRMFIEEVFEQNRSLFSERRKNGARKIRGGGLLDLFNLRDLRLEGIAPPAPG, from the coding sequence ATGAGGAAACCGCGCATACTTGGAAAACGTGAAACCAACTATTACCACGTCATGTCCCGTGTCGTGAACCGAGACTACATCATGGGCGATGAGGAAAAGGAATTCTTCAGGAGAACCATGTGGAAGCTTGGGGAATTTACCGGGGTGCGCGTGCTCACCTATTGCATCATGTCGAATCACTGGCATATTCTGGCCGAGGTGCCTACGGTTGTTGAGCTTGAAGATGATGAACTTATCGATCGCATCCAGGCCTTCTATTCCAAACAGCGGGCAAGTGTTGTTATTCAAGCATATGAACGGGCTTCACTCCATGCGAAGGAGACAGGCGACACCTCATGGCTGGATGAATGGCGAATGAAATACACCTCGCGCATGGGCGATCTTTCGATCTTTGTGAAGGAGCTCAAAGAGCGGTTTTCGAAATGGTACAACCGTAAATACAACCGCAAAGGAACCCTTTGGGAGGAACGCTTCAAAAGCGTTCTCGTGGAAGACTCGGACCATGCCATCGCCACCATGGCCACCTACATTGAACTCAATCCCGTACGGGCCGGGCTCGTTGACGATCCTCGCGAATACCGTTTTTGCGGCTATGCGGAGGCCGTGGCCGGAGGCACTGCGGCACGCACGGGCATTGAACGCATCCTTTTCCTGCACGGGCAAGAAGCCAGCTGGCGTAAAATCGCGGCCCAATACCGGATACAGCTGTTCTGCACGGGCGAAGAAGCGGGGAGCCGCCAGGGATTTGAACCGGATAAAGTTCGGCAGGTTCTCGAAAACAAGGGAGAGCTGGGTCTCTTCGAACTCATGCATTGCCGGGTGCGCTATTTCAATGACGGCGTGGCCCTGGGCAGCCGGATGTTCATCGAGGAAGTATTCGAGCAGAACCGAAGCCTTTTCAGCGAACGCAGAAAGAACGGGGCCCGGAAAATCCGCGGAGGAGGCCTACTCGACCTCTTCAACCTGCGGGACTTGCGCCTGGAAGGTATCGCCCCGCCGGCTCCCGGATAA